The sequence GCCGCGCGGATCTTCCTGCGGCAGGCGGCCTGGAAGCTCGACCGGGGGGAGCCCGATGCGACGCAAGCCTGCGCGATGGCGAAGCGTTTCGTGACGGATGCGGCTTTCGACGTGGCGAACGATTGCCTCCAGCTCCACGGGGGCTATGGCTACCTGGAGGATTACGGCATCGAGAAGATCGTGAGGGACTTGCGCGTGCACCAGATCCTGGAAGGGACGAACGAGATCATGCGCCTGATCGTGGCGCGCAAGCTACTGGCGGATCGGGGGAACGGGTGATGCTGATGCGGGCCGGATCAGTTCAAACGGCCGGGCAGAAGGCCCGGCCTGCGCCCGACCTCCCCCCCGGGAGGGCGCATTCGCACCCACCCGAGGTCGGGCTCCGGCCTCAGGACGGTGGGCTGGTGCGGGATGACATGCCGCTCCGTTTCGAGGATGTGCGCCGATGACCGACACTCTCTTCCGCATCGAAGGGCGCGCGGGCCGTATCACGCTCAACCGTCCCGATGCGCTCAACGCATTGACCCACGACCAGGTGCTGGAGATCGAGCAGCGCCTGCGCCTCTGGGCCGAGGACCCGGCGGTCGAGCTCGTCGTGATCGACGGCGCGGGCGAGCGGGCGTTCTGTGCGGGCGGCGACATCCAGCATCTCTATGAGACCGGGCGGGCGGGCGACTTCGCCTATGGTCGCCGTTTCTGGGCGGATGAGTACCGGCTCAATGCGCTGATCTGGAACTACCCCAAGCCCTATGTCGCGATAATGCACGGCTTCGTCATGGGCGGCGGTGTGGGCGTCTCGGCGCTTGGCTCGCACCGGATCGTGACCGACGGGACGCAGGTCGCGATGCCGGAATGCGGGATCGGGCTGATCCCGGATGTCGGTGGGTCTATGCTGCTCGGCTGTGCGCCGGGGCGGCTGGGCGAGTATCTCGGCACGACCGGCGCCCGGATGGGGCCGGGGGACGCGATCCACGCGACCTTCGCCGATAGCTATGTGCCCGCCGACCGGATCGAGGCCCTGAAGGACGCGCTCTGCGAACAGGGCGTCGATGCGATCGAGGAGTTCGCCGAGCCGCCGGAAAAGGGCGAGCTGCAGCGCCAGCAGGCCGAGATCGACGCGCATTTCGCGGGGGAGACGGCGATGGACATCGTGCGCTCGCTGGAGCACGAGGGCGGGCCTTTGGCCGCGGACACGCTGAAGAAGCTTCGGCGCAGCGCCCCCCTCTCCGTCGCCTGCGCGGTCGAGGCGATCCACCGCGCCCGCAATCTGGGTCGGATCGAAGATGCGCTGCGGCTGGAATACCGCTTCACCGCCCGCTGCATGGAGCATGGCGAGTTCCTGGAGGGCGTGCGCGCCGCCGTCATCGACAAGGACCGCAGCCCGCAATGGGCGGTCCCAACGCTGGAGGCACTGCCGCAGGTCCGGGTGAGCCAGATGCTGATGCCGCTCGGCGCGGACGAGTTGAAATTGTGAGCGACCGTCCCGGCCGCTGCGCCGGGACCTTTCGCAGGAGGCCCCGGATCGGGTCCGGGGCGGTCGCGACAGGATGGGAGGAAACGACATGAAGATCGGGTTCATCGGTCTCGGCAACATGGGCGCGCCGATGGCGGCCAACCTGGTGAAGGCGGGGCACGAGGTCACGGGCTTCGACGTGGCGGGCGTGACGGTGGAGGGCGTGGTGAAGGCCATGACCGCCGCCGAGGCTGCGACGGGGAAGGACGCCGTCATTACCATGCTGCCGAACGGCGAGATCCTGCGGCGCGTCTATGACGAGATCGTCCCGGCAGGCCTCGCGGGTGCGGCGTTCATTGACTGCTCCACCGTGGACGTGGACAGCGCGCGGGCCGTGGCGGAGCAGGCGGCGGCGGCCGGGCTTTTGCCGGTAGACGCGCCGGTCTCCGGCGGGGTCGGCGGTGCTGCGGCCGGGACGCTCACCTTCATGGCGGGCGGTTCGGAGGAGGCCTTCGCCAAGGCGCAGCCGCTCTTCGAGGTCATGGGGCAGAAGGCCGTGCATTGCGGCGCCTCCGGCAACGGGCAGGCGGCGAAGATCTGCAACAACATGATCCTCGGCGTCACCATGATCGCGACCTGCGAGGCGTTTGCGCTGGCCGACAAGCTGGGCCTCGACCGCCAGGCGATGTTCGATGTGGTGAGCACCTCCTCCGGCTATTCGTGGAGCATGAACGCCTACTGTCCCGCCCCTGGCATCGGGCCGCAGAGCCCGGCGGACAACGGCTACAAGCCCGGCTTCGCGGCGACGCTGATGCTGAAGGACCTGCGGCTGAGCCAGCAGGCGGCGGTCTCGGCGGGCGCGCAGACGCCGATGGGCGCGCGGGCAGCCGAGATCTACGAGCGGTTCGTGGAGATCGACGAGGACGCCCGCGATTTCTCCGCCATCCTGCCGTGGCTGTCGGAGGGAGCGGGTTAGGGTGTCATCCTCGACCCCGTCCCAGTCTCGGCGCCGAGATCGTTTCGTGCCGGCGCACTCCCAAGTGAAAGGCCCCGGATCGGGTCCGGGGCGGTGGCGCTTAGGGCGCCCTATCGCCCTCATAGCCTCGGACCCACGCGACCGACCCGCGCATTGCGCCGCTCGCGGCCCCGCGCGATAAAGACGACAAAGGAGACTCACCATGCCTGACGGTCAGATCCAAGGTACCGGCCCCTCGCTCGCGTCGTTCCAGTGGGACGATCCGTTCCTGCTCGCCGATCAGCTCGGCGAGGAGGAGCGGATGCTGTCCGAGAGTGCGCGGACCTTCGCGCAGGACAAGCTGATGCCGCGGGTCACGGATGCCTATCTCGACGAGACGACGGATCCCGAGATCTTCCGCGAGATGGGTGAGATGGGGCTGCTCGGCGCCACGATCCCGGAGGAGTACGGGGGCCTCGGCGCGGGTTACGTGAGCTACGGCCTGATCGCGCGGGAGGTGGAGCGGGTGGACTCGGGCTACCGCTCCATGATGTCCGTGCAGTCCTCGCTGGTGATGTATCCGATCCACGCCTATGGCTCCGAGGAGCAGCGCAAGAAGTACCTGCCCGGCCTTGCCTCAGGCGCACTCATCGGCTGCTTCGGGCTGACCGAGCCCGATGCAGGCTCCGACCCCGCGGGCATGAAGACCACGGCGAAGAAGACCGATGGCGGCTACGTGCTCAACGGCGCCAAGATCTGGATCTCGAACTCGCCGATCGCCGATGTCTTTGTCGTCTGGGCGAAGTCCGAGGCGCATGGCGGCAAGATCCGTGGTTTCGTGCTGGAGAAGGGCATACCCGGCCTCTCCGCCCCGAAGATCGGCGGCAAGCTGAGCTTGCGCGCGTCGATCACCGGCGAGATCGTCATGGACGGGGTCGAGGTCGGCGAGGATGCGCTTCTGCCGAATGTCGAGGGACTGAAAGGCCCGTTCGGCTGCCTCAACCGCGCACGCTACGGCATCTCCTGGGGTGTGATGGGGGCGGCGGAGGAGTGCTGGCACCGCGCGCGGCAATACGGCCTCGACCGGCACCAGTTCGGGCGGCCGCTGGCGCAGACCCAGCTCTTCCAGAAGAAGCTCGCGGACATGCAGACCGAGATCGCGCTGGGGCTGCAGGGCTCGCTTCGCGTCGGCCGCCTGCTCGATGAAGGCCGCGCAGCGCCCGAGATGATCTCGCTGGTCAAGCGCAACAATTGCGGCAAGGCGCTCGACATCGCGCGGACCGCCCGGGACATGCATGGCGGCAACGGGATCCAGGCGGAGTACCACGTGATGCGCCACGCCCAGAACCTGGAGACGGTGAACACCTACGAGGGCACGCATGACGTGCACGCGCTGATCCTCGGCCGCGCGCAGACGGGCCTGCAGGCCTTCTTCTGAGGGGTGTCGGCGGTTCTGAGGGCGCTCGCCCTCCTCGTCCTGCTGGCCCTGCCGGCCGCTGCGCAGCCGGCCTATGAGGATCTGAGCCAGGAGCAGCAGATGGCCGTGATCCGTGCGGCCATCGTGCAGGAGAACTACGACGCGGCGCAGACGCTGCTCGCTGCCTCCCGTTTCGACCGGGGAGATCTGGGCTACGAGGCCGCGTTCTACCAGGCGATCATCTTCCGTGAGGGCGGGCGGCTGGAGGATGCGATAGCGCTGCTCCGCCAGATCGTCACCGAGCGTCCCGACATCCGCGCCGCCCGGTTCGAGCTGGCGCAGACGCTGGCGCTCGACGGTCAGCGGGACGCGGCCGAATACCACCTCCAGATCCTGGCGGAGAGTGCGAGCAACGCCGCCGAGCGGGAGCAGTTCGAAAGCGCCATCGACCTGTTGGAGCGCGACAATAGGCTGAGCTTCACCGGCTTCGTGACGATCGCGCCGTCCACCAACTTCTCCAACGGGGCGTCGACCGACACGATCCGCCTGTTCGGCCTGCCTTTCGAGATCGAGAACACCGAGCAGTCGGGCGTCGGGCTGAGCTATGGCGGAACGGGGATCTTCGCTCAGCCGATCGGGACCGACCGGCAGCTCTTCCTCGCGGCGGGGGCGCAGTTCAACGAGTTTCCGGGCTCCGACTTCGACAACCGCATCTTCACCCTGCGCGGCGGGATCCAGTTCGGGCCGCCGCTGCGGCGCCTGACGCTGGAGCTCGTGACCGACCGGCGGGACGTGGACGGCGAGCTGTCCGATACCAGCCAGGGCGGCCGGGTGGCCGCGCGCTACCCGCTGGCGCCCCGCTGGCTCGCCGATGCCGAGTTCGCCTTCGCCGATCGGGAGTTCGAGCGGAGCGACGATCGGCTGGTGCGCGATCTGGAGTTCACGCTGCGCCACGCGCTCGCCTCGAATGTCAGCGTGAGCGGCGGCGTGATCGTCGAGGACACGCGGGCCGATACCGACTTCAACAGCTTCGACGGGCGCGGCGTGGTGTTTGGCGCGGCGCGGCAGTTCGCCAACGGCCTCGTGGTGGACGGGCAGGTGGAATACGTGGCGCGCGACTATGACGAGGAGTTCGTGGGCCTCGGCGACCGGCGGGAGGATCGGATCACGCGCGTGCGCATCTCCGCCCTGTCGAGCCGGTTGCAGTTCCGGGGCATCGCGCCGCGGGTGAGCCTGACCTACACCCGGCAGAATTCCAACGTTCCGATCTTCGACTTCGATGCCTACGGGGCGGAGCTGACGCTGACGCGGTCCTTCTGATGGAGGTGCTGGTGGTCGGCGGCGGCCCAGCGGGCCTCGCAGCGGCGGAGGTGGCGAGTGCGGCGGGCGCACGAGTGCTGGTTACGGAGCAGAAGCCGAGCGTCGGGCGCAAGTTCCTGATGGCGGGCAAGTCGGGGCTGAACCTGACCAAGGATGCCTCGCCCGACGAGCTGATCGCGGCCTGCGGGCGGGCGGAGCTGGCGCCGATGCTCCGCGCCTTCGATGCCGCGGCGGTGCAGGACTGGGCGCGCGGGCTGGGGCAGGAGGTCTTCACCGGCTCCTCCGGCCGGGTCTTTCCGGTGGCGATGAAGGGCTCCCCGCTGCTGCGCGCGTGGCTCGCGCGGTTGGAGGCGCAGGGCGTTGAGTT is a genomic window of Pontivivens ytuae containing:
- a CDS encoding enoyl-CoA hydratase/isomerase family protein; amino-acid sequence: MTDTLFRIEGRAGRITLNRPDALNALTHDQVLEIEQRLRLWAEDPAVELVVIDGAGERAFCAGGDIQHLYETGRAGDFAYGRRFWADEYRLNALIWNYPKPYVAIMHGFVMGGGVGVSALGSHRIVTDGTQVAMPECGIGLIPDVGGSMLLGCAPGRLGEYLGTTGARMGPGDAIHATFADSYVPADRIEALKDALCEQGVDAIEEFAEPPEKGELQRQQAEIDAHFAGETAMDIVRSLEHEGGPLAADTLKKLRRSAPLSVACAVEAIHRARNLGRIEDALRLEYRFTARCMEHGEFLEGVRAAVIDKDRSPQWAVPTLEALPQVRVSQMLMPLGADELKL
- the mmsB gene encoding 3-hydroxyisobutyrate dehydrogenase; translation: MKIGFIGLGNMGAPMAANLVKAGHEVTGFDVAGVTVEGVVKAMTAAEAATGKDAVITMLPNGEILRRVYDEIVPAGLAGAAFIDCSTVDVDSARAVAEQAAAAGLLPVDAPVSGGVGGAAAGTLTFMAGGSEEAFAKAQPLFEVMGQKAVHCGASGNGQAAKICNNMILGVTMIATCEAFALADKLGLDRQAMFDVVSTSSGYSWSMNAYCPAPGIGPQSPADNGYKPGFAATLMLKDLRLSQQAAVSAGAQTPMGARAAEIYERFVEIDEDARDFSAILPWLSEGAG
- a CDS encoding acyl-CoA dehydrogenase, whose product is MPDGQIQGTGPSLASFQWDDPFLLADQLGEEERMLSESARTFAQDKLMPRVTDAYLDETTDPEIFREMGEMGLLGATIPEEYGGLGAGYVSYGLIAREVERVDSGYRSMMSVQSSLVMYPIHAYGSEEQRKKYLPGLASGALIGCFGLTEPDAGSDPAGMKTTAKKTDGGYVLNGAKIWISNSPIADVFVVWAKSEAHGGKIRGFVLEKGIPGLSAPKIGGKLSLRASITGEIVMDGVEVGEDALLPNVEGLKGPFGCLNRARYGISWGVMGAAEECWHRARQYGLDRHQFGRPLAQTQLFQKKLADMQTEIALGLQGSLRVGRLLDEGRAAPEMISLVKRNNCGKALDIARTARDMHGGNGIQAEYHVMRHAQNLETVNTYEGTHDVHALILGRAQTGLQAFF
- a CDS encoding surface lipoprotein assembly modifier encodes the protein MSAVLRALALLVLLALPAAAQPAYEDLSQEQQMAVIRAAIVQENYDAAQTLLAASRFDRGDLGYEAAFYQAIIFREGGRLEDAIALLRQIVTERPDIRAARFELAQTLALDGQRDAAEYHLQILAESASNAAEREQFESAIDLLERDNRLSFTGFVTIAPSTNFSNGASTDTIRLFGLPFEIENTEQSGVGLSYGGTGIFAQPIGTDRQLFLAAGAQFNEFPGSDFDNRIFTLRGGIQFGPPLRRLTLELVTDRRDVDGELSDTSQGGRVAARYPLAPRWLADAEFAFADREFERSDDRLVRDLEFTLRHALASNVSVSGGVIVEDTRADTDFNSFDGRGVVFGAARQFANGLVVDGQVEYVARDYDEEFVGLGDRREDRITRVRISALSSRLQFRGIAPRVSLTYTRQNSNVPIFDFDAYGAELTLTRSF